In the genome of Nonlabens sp. MB-3u-79, one region contains:
- a CDS encoding alpha-amylase family glycosyl hydrolase: MKNFALCLMAFICFAFAKAQVTTSPSTPTPTDQVTLTFDATGTGLENATGILYAYTGLNINGNRWQNIVNSSFNDNTTAPQFVNTSGNMYQLTLGTSIDQFYNVAPGDIVSEICLVIRNATATAQTSPDIFLDVFQPGLNTAITSPQDGDIFSLNQNITISGDCSQNTALDLSINNSSIASTTAMNISSPYTFTSSGSYEISITATNGTDTSSDTIHVFVPGTTPSIPRPTGLKNGVNENADGSVTFLLAAPLKNDVALIGSFTNWNLDTNYQMNKDGDYFWITVPSIEFSANTEFMYQYLVDFDIKIADPYSQLILDPGSDAFIPAGNYPNLATYPSNETTGDVTLYTYQKTAYNWAVNNFTRPNKENLVVYELLVRDFSEQDSYQQVIDRMDYLETLGINALQLMPINEFEGSDSWGYNPKLHGAVDKAYGTPEKFKELVDLCHSKGIAVIIDVVYNHAFSQSPLCQMWWDQANFRPATNNPYMNATARHDFNVGYDMNHESPFTRDYVKQTLQFLIDEYRVDGFRFDLSKGFTQNNTLGNIGAWNAYDASRVAILNDYRNTIWNANSTDIYMILEHLADNSEEKALADAGFMLWGKMTDQYNESSMGFGGNANIFRSYYNSRNFNNQHLVAYAESHDEQRLMYKNLQFGNNSNSSHNVRTLPVALDRQEAIAAMLYSIPGPKMLWQFGELGYELDIDLNGRTGRKPIPWTLGYDTDADRMDLYNVTATMINFKTLYPDTFNSNTNNLDVSGLIKRINLNGSQFDAVVVANFAVTAQNVNPNFSQTGTWFDYFNNNSAINVTNPTALMNLQPGEYKLYTTQQLQDPLSNDDVRSSSSLIKLFPNPASDTFRLSEEVESLRIYNVSGQLVKSFKGSQNHYGISDLKQGMYFVELIHNDRVQVEKLIKS; encoded by the coding sequence ATGAAAAACTTTGCTTTATGTTTGATGGCCTTTATTTGTTTCGCTTTCGCGAAAGCTCAAGTAACCACATCACCATCCACACCCACCCCTACCGATCAAGTAACATTAACTTTTGATGCCACTGGAACAGGGTTAGAAAACGCGACAGGAATACTTTATGCCTATACCGGATTGAATATCAATGGGAATAGGTGGCAAAATATTGTGAACAGCAGTTTTAACGATAATACCACTGCTCCCCAATTTGTAAATACAAGTGGTAATATGTACCAACTTACTCTAGGAACAAGTATAGATCAATTTTACAATGTCGCTCCAGGAGATATAGTTTCTGAAATTTGCCTAGTCATAAGAAATGCTACAGCAACTGCTCAGACCAGTCCAGATATTTTTCTCGACGTCTTTCAACCTGGTTTGAACACGGCAATTACCTCTCCACAAGATGGAGACATATTTAGCTTAAACCAAAACATAACTATTTCTGGTGACTGCTCTCAAAATACAGCTCTAGATCTGAGTATAAATAATTCTAGTATAGCTTCTACTACCGCTATGAACATCAGTAGTCCTTATACATTTACCTCTTCTGGTTCTTATGAGATTAGCATCACTGCCACTAATGGTACCGATACTTCCAGTGACACGATCCATGTATTTGTTCCTGGTACTACTCCGAGTATTCCACGCCCTACAGGGTTAAAAAACGGTGTTAATGAAAATGCCGATGGAAGCGTGACTTTCCTTCTTGCTGCACCTCTTAAAAATGATGTGGCCCTGATTGGAAGTTTTACCAACTGGAATCTGGATACCAATTACCAGATGAATAAAGACGGAGACTACTTTTGGATAACTGTTCCTTCTATTGAATTCTCTGCAAATACCGAGTTTATGTATCAATATCTTGTGGACTTTGATATCAAAATAGCCGATCCTTACAGCCAGCTGATATTAGATCCTGGAAGCGATGCCTTTATTCCAGCAGGCAATTACCCTAATCTAGCAACCTATCCATCTAATGAGACTACTGGGGATGTAACTTTGTACACCTATCAGAAAACAGCTTATAACTGGGCCGTGAATAACTTTACAAGGCCCAACAAGGAAAATCTAGTGGTCTATGAATTACTCGTAAGAGATTTTTCAGAGCAAGACAGTTACCAGCAAGTGATCGATCGTATGGATTACTTAGAAACCTTAGGAATCAATGCCCTTCAATTAATGCCTATCAACGAATTTGAAGGCAGCGACAGTTGGGGTTATAATCCTAAACTTCATGGAGCGGTAGACAAAGCATACGGTACTCCAGAAAAATTTAAAGAATTGGTAGATTTATGCCACTCAAAAGGCATTGCGGTTATTATTGATGTTGTGTACAATCACGCTTTCAGTCAAAGCCCTTTGTGTCAAATGTGGTGGGACCAAGCTAACTTTAGGCCAGCGACAAATAACCCGTACATGAACGCTACAGCACGTCATGACTTTAATGTAGGCTATGACATGAATCACGAGAGCCCCTTTACGCGTGACTATGTAAAACAAACCTTGCAATTTTTAATTGATGAGTACCGAGTGGACGGATTCAGATTTGACCTTTCTAAAGGATTTACTCAAAACAATACCTTAGGAAATATAGGGGCATGGAATGCCTATGATGCCTCTAGAGTCGCTATCTTAAATGATTACCGCAATACTATATGGAATGCAAATAGTACAGATATTTACATGATTCTGGAACACCTTGCCGATAATAGTGAAGAAAAAGCGCTTGCAGACGCTGGTTTTATGCTCTGGGGAAAAATGACAGACCAGTACAATGAAAGCTCTATGGGATTCGGTGGTAATGCAAACATCTTTAGGTCCTATTACAACTCGCGTAACTTTAATAATCAACACTTAGTTGCTTATGCAGAAAGTCATGACGAGCAAAGGTTGATGTATAAGAACCTCCAATTCGGCAATAATTCCAACTCTTCTCATAATGTTAGGACATTGCCTGTGGCTTTAGATAGACAAGAGGCCATTGCTGCGATGTTGTATAGCATTCCTGGACCTAAAATGTTATGGCAGTTTGGAGAACTAGGTTATGAATTGGACATTGATTTAAATGGCCGCACAGGACGTAAACCTATTCCATGGACACTAGGTTATGATACAGATGCAGACCGTATGGATTTGTACAACGTGACGGCTACCATGATCAATTTTAAAACCTTGTACCCAGACACCTTTAATAGCAACACCAACAACCTTGATGTAAGTGGGCTCATAAAAAGAATTAACCTTAACGGCTCTCAATTTGATGCGGTTGTTGTAGCTAACTTTGCGGTGACTGCTCAAAATGTCAATCCTAACTTCTCACAAACAGGGACTTGGTTCGATTATTTTAATAATAACTCGGCCATCAACGTTACCAACCCAACGGCCTTGATGAATTTACAACCTGGAGAATATAAATTATATACGACTCAGCAATTACAAGACCCGTTAAGTAATGATGATGTACGTTCTTCATCTTCTTTGATCAAGTTATTTCCCAATCCAGCATCAGACACTTTTAGGCTATCTGAAGAAGTAGAAAGCCTACGTATTTACAATGTATCTGGTCAACTGGTAAAAAGTTTTAAAGGATCACAAAACCATTATGGAATTAGTGATTTAAAACAAGGAATGTATTTTGTAGAATTGATACATAATGATCGAGTACAGGTAGAAAAACTCATAAAGAGCTGA
- a CDS encoding SusE domain-containing protein yields MKKFSILMLSFLAIAAVISCDDTDSEEFSLDTNSSGEIVLSPQTNTFEVTETNGPDLAERFSWNRITFETPVQIDYQLEMDLESGDFSAPAVLGANNSTNTAVTYNALNDAALGLGAEPGTASNFKLRVKATTASTAVNPVFSNEITAIITPFEAYPFKPLYFVGAATEPGWNNGDGNGETNPALYVDINDVNKHYYTGYFNADDFKLLSNLGMWQPQYGERNGAVGVNDGAGNDPNSFSAPTAGYYDFNIDVTGVTNTSEGSSSFSMVANTTAATAPAYTSMAIIGAATPNGWNDPDTDLTQSTFDPHQWVGRDMVLIAGEMKIRADNDWTDSWGDNTSAYAGQGNNNNDPNITVKAGTYDIFFNDLDGSFLLIPQE; encoded by the coding sequence ATGAAAAAGTTTTCAATATTAATGCTTTCGTTTTTAGCTATCGCAGCAGTTATCTCTTGTGATGATACCGATAGCGAAGAGTTTTCGTTAGACACGAACAGCTCTGGAGAAATCGTTTTATCTCCCCAAACAAATACCTTTGAGGTAACAGAAACAAATGGTCCAGATCTTGCCGAAAGGTTTTCATGGAACAGAATAACTTTTGAAACTCCTGTTCAAATTGACTACCAACTAGAAATGGATCTTGAATCAGGAGACTTCAGTGCGCCTGCAGTATTGGGGGCAAACAACAGTACCAATACAGCGGTTACTTACAATGCATTAAATGACGCTGCCCTAGGATTAGGCGCAGAGCCAGGTACTGCTAGTAATTTCAAGTTAAGAGTAAAAGCTACTACAGCCTCTACAGCTGTAAATCCAGTATTTTCTAATGAAATTACTGCGATCATTACTCCTTTTGAAGCCTACCCTTTCAAACCTTTATACTTTGTAGGCGCTGCAACAGAGCCAGGATGGAATAATGGTGATGGAAACGGAGAAACGAACCCTGCTCTTTATGTAGATATCAATGATGTGAACAAGCATTATTACACAGGATACTTCAATGCTGATGACTTTAAACTTCTTTCAAACCTAGGAATGTGGCAACCACAATACGGTGAAAGAAATGGTGCTGTAGGTGTCAATGATGGTGCTGGAAATGACCCTAACAGCTTTTCTGCTCCTACCGCTGGATATTATGACTTTAACATAGATGTAACAGGAGTAACTAATACTTCAGAAGGTTCTTCAAGTTTTAGTATGGTTGCAAACACAACTGCTGCCACTGCTCCTGCTTACACGAGTATGGCAATTATAGGAGCTGCAACTCCTAATGGATGGAATGATCCAGATACGGACCTGACACAATCTACTTTTGACCCTCACCAATGGGTAGGACGCGATATGGTATTAATAGCTGGTGAAATGAAAATCAGAGCTGACAACGACTGGACAGATAGCTGGGGCGATAACACCTCTGCTTACGCTGGACAGGGTAACAATAATAACGACCCAAACATCACCGTAAAGGCGGGTACCTACGATATCTTCTTCAATGATTTAGACGGTAGTTTCTTGCTTATTCCACAAGAATAA
- a CDS encoding RagB/SusD family nutrient uptake outer membrane protein, whose protein sequence is MKIYKSIIFLFLGMLVFTACDDALTVEPRDNRVTEAELFQDPATYRGIIAKAYAGLAVGGQAGGDGDADISGIDGGFSNYLRLYWNMQELTTDEAIIAWNDGTIKDLHGHVWTDGNEFINAMFSRVNYQIAVCNEFLALSTDAKLNEYNIPADIRADVAKYRAEARFLRAYSYYHGMDLFGKMPFRDVNYDPAVLPEVKNRAELFQFIELELLAIEDDMVAARMNEYGRADKAALWMLLSKIYLNAEVYTGTERNTDAITQLNKVISAGYTVPTVPYAYSFQADNDRNGAESEFIWTINFDGLNTQTYGGTTYLTHAPVGGNMDPTEFGINGGWGGIRTTPEFVELFPGEENSADTRETFFTDDQTKEIADVGQFKDGFAIQKFKNVNVDGSAGLDQAGNFVDIDFPVFRLSDAYLMYAEAVLRGGSGGDLNTARDYINIIRERAYGNTSGNLTTGQIDLGFLLDERARELHWETHRRQDLVRFGQFTTSKVWAWKGNVQNGTTTAAYRNVLPIPAQELNQNPNLQPQNTGY, encoded by the coding sequence ATGAAAATATACAAATCAATTATCTTTTTGTTTCTTGGGATGCTTGTTTTTACTGCGTGTGATGATGCACTTACAGTAGAGCCAAGGGATAACCGGGTTACTGAAGCAGAGTTATTTCAAGATCCTGCCACTTATCGTGGTATCATTGCCAAAGCTTATGCCGGTCTTGCCGTAGGTGGACAAGCTGGTGGTGATGGTGATGCAGACATTTCTGGAATCGATGGTGGTTTCTCCAACTACCTAAGGTTATACTGGAACATGCAAGAACTGACTACAGACGAGGCGATTATCGCTTGGAATGATGGTACCATCAAAGACCTACACGGTCATGTATGGACAGATGGTAATGAATTCATCAATGCCATGTTCTCAAGAGTGAATTATCAAATAGCCGTTTGTAATGAATTCTTAGCGCTAAGTACAGATGCAAAACTAAATGAATACAATATCCCAGCAGATATCAGAGCAGATGTTGCAAAGTATAGAGCTGAAGCTAGATTTTTAAGAGCTTATTCTTATTACCACGGAATGGATCTTTTTGGAAAGATGCCTTTTAGAGATGTCAACTACGATCCAGCCGTTTTACCAGAAGTAAAAAATCGCGCTGAGTTATTTCAATTTATAGAATTAGAATTGCTAGCCATTGAAGATGATATGGTAGCCGCTCGTATGAATGAATATGGACGAGCAGACAAAGCGGCGCTATGGATGCTTTTATCAAAAATCTATCTGAATGCTGAAGTCTACACAGGAACCGAAAGAAACACAGACGCCATTACACAGTTGAATAAAGTGATTTCAGCGGGGTACACGGTGCCTACAGTACCTTATGCTTACAGTTTTCAAGCAGATAACGATCGCAATGGTGCAGAGAGCGAATTTATTTGGACCATTAATTTTGATGGTTTAAATACACAAACTTACGGTGGTACTACTTATTTAACTCACGCACCAGTAGGTGGAAACATGGACCCAACAGAATTCGGCATCAACGGTGGTTGGGGTGGTATTAGAACTACACCAGAATTTGTAGAATTATTCCCAGGAGAAGAAAACTCTGCTGATACCAGAGAGACGTTCTTTACCGATGATCAAACAAAAGAAATTGCAGACGTAGGACAATTTAAAGATGGCTTTGCCATACAGAAATTTAAAAACGTCAACGTAGATGGATCTGCTGGCCTGGATCAAGCAGGTAATTTTGTAGATATTGACTTCCCTGTCTTTCGTTTATCTGATGCTTACTTAATGTATGCTGAAGCTGTCTTAAGAGGTGGCTCTGGTGGAGACCTCAACACTGCTAGAGACTATATCAACATCATACGTGAAAGAGCTTATGGAAACACGAGTGGTAACCTAACTACTGGACAAATAGACTTAGGCTTCCTACTAGATGAAAGAGCCCGTGAATTGCACTGGGAAACACATAGACGTCAAGATTTAGTGCGTTTCGGACAGTTCACTACTTCTAAAGTATGGGCTTGGAAAGGAAATGTACAAAATGGTACCACAACAGCTGCTTACAGAAATGTCTTACCTATTCCGGCACAAGAATTAAATCAAAATCCTAATCTACAACCACAAAACACTGGTTACTAA
- a CDS encoding SusC/RagA family TonB-linked outer membrane protein has protein sequence MNQKSKAVLLLFLLPFFAFAQSVITGTVLESNGLPALGATVSVKGTSNGTSTDFDGKYKLNNVPNDAVIVFSFIGYTTQEIPFTGQTLINITLEENPSELDAIVLIGYGSIKKANVTSAQTTVDEEEFNKGAIVSPGQLLAGKVAGVQVTAASGRPGDGPVIRVRPGSTLSGNADALYVVDGVPLDQRNASLNSINPADIESFTILKDASATAIYGNRASNGVVLITTKKAKLNSDLKLEYDVQFAVNQVQNYADVLSADEFRQLITDQGRDPSVLGTANTDWQNEIYQNGTRVIHNLTAEKGYETTSIRASLGYTNEHGTLLRSGYERATLGLNVRQNFLKGDLRFTFTSQMAQEEIRNADAGAIGAAVVFDPTQPIFNNSGAYGGYFEYTNTTGPEPNAPRNPLGLLNSLDSQLDNSQARLNLNAAYNIRQVPGLKFTGNAGIDYNEFDSYSIRDFNSGAGARGNNRSFSEGFRRNQLLDGRFDYKRTLGALDTDMELTLGGSYQDFMRQTGGRSSVNGGLQDNPLAVDESTLITAFARASFDIKDLVILSASASRNGSSRFSEENRWANFYGISGALKLTNTNFVQNSGFLSQLKIRGGFGQTGQQNIAASFPFIRVFTPGQPQAAVQFGNQFVTTIRPEGITDPKWETTDQWNAGIDLGFFDDRITGSVDGFYRETFDVLQYAPLPAGGLENFGFINAGETKSRGIESSISIKMIQSENINWTLSANATVQEIEITDLAGADNTPVPIGGISGGVGNTIQEWAVGFDPTTFSVFRQVYDQDGNPLDGVFVDTNGDNIINDADRVRYKKANHDLYFGFTSNFNYKNLDLSFTFRGAAGGYNYNNVASNAANYGSIFPTNTQNPIYINAPVDVLDTNFSQQRLFSDYYIQKADFIKLDNISLGYNFPGEKVDIRASVTGTNLITITDYDGVDPEVFGGVDNNLFPRNRGLIFGLGFKF, from the coding sequence ATGAATCAAAAATCAAAAGCAGTTTTACTGTTATTTTTACTACCGTTTTTTGCATTTGCTCAAAGTGTAATTACTGGAACAGTATTAGAATCTAATGGCCTACCAGCTTTAGGTGCTACTGTATCGGTAAAAGGAACATCTAACGGTACATCAACAGATTTTGATGGGAAATACAAGTTAAATAATGTTCCGAATGATGCCGTCATCGTATTCTCTTTTATAGGTTATACCACTCAGGAAATTCCTTTTACTGGACAGACCTTGATCAATATTACTTTAGAAGAAAACCCTTCTGAGTTAGATGCGATCGTTCTAATAGGATATGGTAGTATTAAAAAGGCAAATGTAACCTCAGCGCAAACGACTGTTGATGAAGAAGAATTTAACAAAGGAGCCATTGTATCTCCTGGCCAACTACTAGCTGGTAAAGTGGCAGGTGTGCAAGTTACTGCTGCTTCTGGTCGTCCAGGCGACGGGCCGGTCATTAGAGTACGTCCTGGGTCTACTTTAAGTGGAAATGCAGATGCTCTTTATGTAGTAGATGGGGTGCCATTAGATCAACGTAATGCAAGTCTTAATTCTATCAACCCAGCAGACATTGAGTCGTTCACTATTCTTAAAGATGCGAGTGCTACAGCTATATATGGTAACAGAGCTTCTAATGGTGTTGTTTTGATCACCACCAAAAAAGCAAAGTTAAATAGCGACCTTAAATTGGAATACGATGTCCAATTTGCAGTCAACCAGGTTCAAAACTATGCTGATGTGTTAAGTGCAGACGAGTTTAGACAACTCATAACAGATCAAGGTAGAGATCCTTCTGTATTAGGAACTGCCAACACCGACTGGCAAAACGAAATTTACCAAAATGGTACGAGAGTCATACATAACTTAACCGCAGAGAAAGGTTATGAGACTACCTCTATACGTGCCTCACTTGGTTACACTAACGAACATGGTACTTTATTGAGATCAGGTTATGAAAGAGCTACCTTAGGACTTAATGTAAGACAGAATTTCTTAAAAGGTGATTTAAGATTCACCTTTACCTCTCAAATGGCCCAAGAGGAAATCAGAAATGCTGATGCTGGTGCCATAGGAGCTGCTGTAGTTTTTGATCCAACACAACCTATTTTCAATAACAGTGGCGCTTATGGAGGTTATTTTGAATACACCAACACTACAGGGCCTGAACCTAATGCCCCTCGCAATCCATTAGGACTATTGAACAGCTTAGATTCCCAATTGGATAATTCACAAGCCAGATTAAATCTTAATGCTGCTTACAACATCAGACAAGTTCCAGGTTTGAAGTTTACTGGTAATGCAGGTATCGATTACAACGAATTTGATAGTTACTCGATTAGAGATTTTAACTCTGGAGCTGGAGCTCGTGGAAATAACAGAAGTTTTAGTGAAGGCTTTAGAAGAAACCAATTGTTAGATGGTCGCTTTGATTATAAGCGAACTTTAGGGGCTCTAGATACTGATATGGAGCTAACATTAGGTGGAAGTTACCAAGATTTCATGCGCCAAACAGGAGGTCGTTCTTCTGTAAACGGTGGATTACAAGACAATCCATTAGCTGTAGATGAATCTACTCTAATAACTGCCTTTGCAAGAGCTTCCTTTGATATTAAGGATTTAGTTATTCTATCAGCTAGTGCTTCCCGTAATGGTAGTTCTCGTTTTTCTGAAGAAAACAGATGGGCTAACTTCTACGGTATTAGCGGAGCCTTAAAATTAACTAATACTAATTTTGTTCAGAACAGTGGCTTCTTATCTCAACTTAAAATCCGTGGAGGTTTTGGTCAGACAGGACAGCAAAATATCGCTGCATCGTTCCCGTTCATCAGAGTATTCACACCGGGACAACCTCAAGCGGCTGTACAATTTGGAAATCAATTTGTCACTACCATACGTCCAGAAGGAATTACTGACCCTAAATGGGAAACTACTGATCAGTGGAATGCAGGTATCGACTTAGGTTTCTTTGACGATCGTATTACTGGTAGCGTAGATGGTTTTTATAGAGAAACCTTTGATGTTCTACAATACGCTCCGCTTCCAGCAGGTGGATTAGAAAATTTTGGTTTCATAAACGCAGGAGAAACTAAAAGTAGAGGTATAGAGTCTAGTATTTCTATAAAGATGATTCAGTCAGAAAACATCAATTGGACCCTATCTGCAAATGCAACGGTACAAGAAATAGAAATTACTGATCTTGCTGGGGCTGATAATACTCCTGTACCAATAGGAGGAATTTCTGGTGGTGTAGGAAATACGATTCAAGAATGGGCTGTGGGATTTGACCCAACTACCTTCAGTGTGTTCCGTCAAGTATACGATCAAGATGGAAATCCGTTAGATGGTGTCTTTGTAGACACCAATGGTGATAATATCATCAACGATGCCGACCGAGTTCGGTATAAAAAAGCAAATCACGATCTGTATTTTGGGTTCACTTCCAACTTCAATTATAAAAATCTAGATTTAAGTTTTACCTTTAGAGGTGCAGCCGGTGGATACAACTACAATAACGTGGCTTCTAACGCAGCTAACTACGGTAGTATTTTTCCAACCAATACACAGAATCCAATTTATATCAATGCGCCTGTAGATGTTTTAGATACCAACTTCTCTCAACAGAGGTTATTTTCTGACTATTACATTCAGAAAGCCGATTTTATCAAACTGGATAACATCTCCTTAGGTTATAATTTTCCAGGTGAAAAAGTAGATATAAGAGCATCTGTTACAGGAACCAACCTTATAACTATTACAGATTACGACGGGGTGGACCCTGAAGTATTCGGTGGTGTAGACAACAATCTTTTCCCTCGTAACCGAGGACTAATCTTTGGATTAGGGTTTAAATTTTAA
- a CDS encoding LacI family DNA-binding transcriptional regulator has product MAQKITLKKIAQDLKVSISTVSKALRDSHEISVETRDKIKEYAKEFNYKPNSIALSLKNQKTKKIGIIIPEIVHHFFATVISGVERVANEKGYQVIITLSGESFDKEVVNMEMLANGSIDGFIMSLSKETMEKQDFHHLREVTNQGMPIVMFDRVANDIPCDKVIIDDVAAGHEATEFLLRKGKNKLGIISTVDYVSVGRLRSQGFKQALQQRGFEVEDRQFLKIEDIDNCESDIENFVVNNNFDAVVAVNELFAVIASKALQKAGKKIPEDVAIVAFTDGMLSKFASPTLTTIGQKGEEMGGIAAAKLIEKLESKDHDNETYETVIVKTTLIERESTP; this is encoded by the coding sequence ATGGCTCAAAAGATTACGCTTAAGAAAATAGCACAAGATTTAAAAGTCTCTATATCAACCGTTTCTAAGGCATTGAGAGATTCACATGAAATAAGTGTAGAGACTCGTGACAAGATCAAAGAGTATGCAAAGGAGTTCAATTACAAGCCCAATAGTATAGCGCTGAGTCTTAAGAATCAGAAGACAAAAAAGATAGGGATCATCATTCCCGAAATAGTTCACCATTTTTTTGCGACAGTTATTTCGGGGGTGGAACGAGTAGCAAATGAAAAAGGTTATCAGGTTATTATCACCTTGTCTGGAGAGAGTTTTGATAAAGAAGTCGTCAACATGGAAATGCTAGCAAATGGGAGTATAGACGGCTTTATTATGAGTCTTTCAAAAGAAACCATGGAGAAACAAGACTTTCACCATTTAAGAGAGGTGACTAATCAAGGAATGCCTATAGTTATGTTTGATCGTGTAGCTAACGACATACCTTGCGATAAAGTGATTATTGATGATGTTGCCGCAGGTCATGAAGCGACGGAGTTCTTGTTGAGAAAAGGTAAAAACAAACTGGGAATCATCAGTACCGTAGACTATGTAAGCGTGGGCAGATTGCGCTCTCAAGGCTTTAAACAAGCATTGCAACAACGGGGTTTTGAAGTAGAAGACCGCCAATTTCTCAAAATAGAAGACATTGACAATTGTGAAAGCGATATCGAAAACTTTGTAGTCAACAACAATTTTGATGCGGTAGTAGCAGTGAACGAGTTGTTTGCAGTTATAGCGAGTAAAGCCTTGCAAAAGGCGGGTAAGAAAATACCAGAAGATGTTGCTATTGTTGCGTTTACAGATGGAATGCTTTCTAAATTTGCAAGCCCTACCTTAACCACTATAGGACAAAAAGGCGAAGAAATGGGAGGGATCGCTGCTGCAAAACTCATTGAAAAGTTGGAGTCCAAAGATCACGATAATGAAACTTACGAAACCGTTATCGTAAAAACTACCCTAATAGAGAGAGAATCTACACCATAA
- a CDS encoding MFS transporter — protein MQKPKLGFWDIWNMSFGFLGIQFGFALQGSTMSRIFETLGAEESEIPLLWIAAPLAGLIVQPIIGYLSDNTWHKRLGRRRPFFLIGAILSSIALLFMPYSSEVWMAAGLLLVLDASINISMEPFRALVADKLPESQRSYGFVVQTLIIGIGTWVASNLPKWVNNTLEISNEAAPGVVPDSVKVAFGVGAFVFITSILVTILTTKEYTPEEMAAFDDAGKPEEKKGMLATILATYALMPLIMKKLGVVQFFSWFAFFAMWTLANPALTSHVYNASKPDVMEFAQLTTNEDGEEEAVRSLENEIVFLSETSKATYKNLDKAYNEASDDVGSKMGIYGLTSMIFALLLTFYTAYKSINRKYIHMGSLLAGALGFLYMFHSPGAPDNLYISFGLIGIAWGSILSMPYAMLSSSVESSKMGLMMGVFNMFIVIPQIIAAIGGVVLLHNIIGEESIHAMTIAGLFLVIAAFSNLLITNKKAITYQPAITNE, from the coding sequence ATGCAAAAACCTAAGTTAGGTTTCTGGGATATTTGGAACATGAGTTTCGGATTTCTCGGTATTCAGTTTGGTTTTGCCCTTCAAGGCTCTACCATGTCACGTATTTTTGAAACATTAGGAGCAGAGGAGTCTGAAATTCCATTATTATGGATCGCAGCGCCTCTTGCGGGTCTTATTGTACAACCCATTATAGGTTATCTCAGTGACAATACTTGGCACAAAAGATTAGGACGTCGTCGTCCTTTCTTTCTTATAGGGGCTATTTTGAGTTCTATCGCCTTGCTATTTATGCCTTATTCTTCAGAAGTATGGATGGCTGCGGGCTTACTACTCGTGTTAGATGCCTCTATTAATATCTCTATGGAGCCCTTTAGAGCGCTTGTTGCAGATAAGTTACCAGAATCACAACGCAGTTACGGATTTGTTGTACAAACCTTAATTATAGGTATAGGGACATGGGTAGCCAGTAACTTACCTAAATGGGTCAACAATACATTAGAAATTTCAAATGAAGCTGCTCCTGGAGTTGTTCCAGATTCTGTTAAAGTAGCTTTTGGGGTGGGTGCTTTTGTTTTTATCACCTCCATTCTCGTAACCATATTAACTACAAAGGAATATACTCCTGAAGAAATGGCTGCATTTGACGATGCCGGGAAGCCAGAAGAGAAAAAAGGAATGCTAGCTACCATTTTAGCGACCTATGCTTTAATGCCTTTAATAATGAAAAAATTAGGAGTGGTACAATTCTTCTCTTGGTTTGCATTTTTTGCGATGTGGACACTCGCAAATCCAGCACTTACCAGCCATGTATATAACGCCTCTAAACCAGACGTTATGGAGTTTGCTCAATTGACAACTAATGAGGATGGGGAAGAAGAAGCGGTTAGGTCTCTAGAAAATGAAATAGTGTTTTTAAGTGAAACCTCAAAAGCAACATACAAAAACTTAGATAAAGCTTACAATGAAGCTAGTGATGATGTGGGTTCTAAAATGGGTATCTACGGATTAACCTCCATGATTTTTGCATTACTTCTTACTTTCTATACGGCTTACAAGTCCATCAATAGAAAATACATTCACATGGGAAGTTTGCTCGCAGGGGCCCTCGGTTTCTTGTACATGTTTCACAGTCCGGGGGCACCAGATAACCTCTACATATCATTTGGGCTCATCGGTATTGCTTGGGGGAGTATTTTGTCCATGCCTTACGCGATGCTTTCCAGCTCTGTAGAATCCTCTAAAATGGGATTAATGATGGGGGTTTTCAATATGTTTATTGTCATTCCACAAATTATAGCCGCTATAGGAGGGGTCGTTTTACTGCACAATATAATTGGAGAAGAATCCATTCACGCGATGACTATTGCTGGATTATTCTTGGTTATTGCCGCATTCTCTAATCTACTAATTACAAATAAAAAGGCGATTACTTATCAGCCTGCTATTACAAACGAATAA